A window of the Halopseudomonas phragmitis genome harbors these coding sequences:
- a CDS encoding PAS domain-containing protein — MAKSRTVIAGHVILCLGTLALALFFSFLAWWGWQQREQQWQQELDMHSEVQRLAVLQARAGLERQVLLAANQVSQNPDLLRLVRRIAVLAERDGLDSDGVLLLRAQLQADLQGLWMVLAESGASQLHIHLAPGVISLLRMHQPDKWGDRLDGIRHLVDRVQRTGQSVKGMEVGRHGSGIRGVVPIRASEDSDSAVIASVEVGYGMLPELRQLDLELDAGLALMLYRPSLEGVMLEQEQNELSRLDSGDWLLAQYSRAEILDWREAGRLPQPEYSAGYRLVEASDQRYLVTFIPLYEEVGRPLAAVLAWREIGAELLRHNAEQRQLLGRWLIALLAAAGLFSALLLATRVTVRRQAEQHQQAIIQESLAREQTRQGLERQRQALRALNEIASLQHLGQHERLRRVLELGCGYLRLDMGIVSRIKDDDYQVLSHHAKDDGLEDGTHFPLGQTYCSLTLAQDDVLAIDNMGQSIHRGHPCYQHFGLESYIGMPLTVAGERFGTLNFSSAQARHESFEDTDLEFMRLCGRWIAAVLTRGKFEQEREALLSRFSKLARHLPGMVYQYQYNCSGRGWFPYSSQGIVDIYGITPEQAAASDMAAFEAIYPEDRQRVAISIRESAAGLNEWRCEYRIHHPQRGLIWVAGRSSPEPLENGDIIWHGVITDISEQVRATRALQKSESRFRSMVSNLPGVVYRCRSDADWTMSYMSDGIARLTGYPASDFIDNRVRSYASIVHPDDLHLTYATIVHIERRESFELTYRIVHADGHHVWVREKGRGEYDSQDQLLWLDGFIWDITEQHRVEQLKTQFVSAVSHELRTPLTAIAGALGLVLGGAMGEVPEPMAKLLGIAQQNSDNLHALINDLLDMDKLSEGKMHFELERQRLKPLLEQALSLNQGYAEQYQVRLQAGRIDDAWVIVDAKRIGQVLANYLSNAAKFSHPGGDVLLEACIEAGQVTVSVTDQGIGIPVDFQEQIFQKFSQADGSDARQRGGTGLGLAISRELVQHMGGQVGFESQEGQGSCFWFRLPVSEVSSVPAHHSGEPS, encoded by the coding sequence ATGGCCAAATCCCGCACCGTCATCGCCGGACATGTGATCCTGTGCCTGGGTACCCTGGCTCTGGCGCTGTTCTTCAGCTTCCTGGCCTGGTGGGGCTGGCAGCAACGTGAACAGCAATGGCAGCAGGAGCTCGATATGCACTCCGAGGTTCAGCGTCTGGCCGTACTGCAGGCCCGGGCCGGCCTGGAGCGCCAGGTGCTGCTGGCTGCCAACCAGGTCAGCCAGAACCCGGATCTGCTGCGTCTGGTACGACGCATCGCCGTGCTGGCCGAGCGTGATGGCCTGGACTCCGATGGCGTGCTGTTGTTGCGCGCTCAGCTCCAGGCCGATCTGCAGGGGTTGTGGATGGTGCTGGCCGAGTCCGGGGCCAGTCAACTGCACATTCACCTGGCACCGGGGGTGATCAGTCTGTTGCGTATGCACCAGCCGGATAAATGGGGTGATCGGCTGGATGGCATTCGTCATCTGGTTGACCGGGTGCAACGCACGGGACAGTCCGTCAAAGGTATGGAAGTGGGCCGGCATGGTTCGGGTATTCGCGGGGTTGTGCCGATTCGTGCTAGCGAAGATTCCGATAGCGCGGTAATTGCCAGTGTCGAGGTCGGCTACGGGATGCTGCCGGAGCTGCGTCAGCTTGATCTGGAACTGGATGCCGGCCTGGCGCTGATGCTCTATCGGCCGAGCCTTGAGGGGGTGATGCTCGAGCAGGAGCAGAACGAACTGAGCCGGCTCGACAGTGGGGATTGGCTGTTAGCCCAGTACTCGCGAGCGGAAATTCTCGACTGGCGTGAAGCTGGTAGGCTCCCACAGCCAGAGTACAGTGCCGGTTATCGCCTGGTTGAAGCCTCCGACCAGCGCTATTTAGTGACCTTCATTCCGCTATACGAGGAAGTTGGCCGGCCGTTGGCGGCGGTGTTGGCCTGGCGTGAAATCGGCGCGGAACTGCTGCGCCATAACGCCGAGCAGCGGCAACTGCTGGGCCGCTGGCTGATTGCTTTGCTGGCGGCGGCCGGCCTGTTCAGTGCGCTGCTGCTGGCGACCCGGGTCACGGTACGGCGCCAGGCTGAGCAGCACCAACAGGCAATCATCCAGGAAAGTCTGGCCCGTGAGCAGACCCGGCAAGGGCTGGAGCGTCAGCGTCAGGCGCTGCGGGCGCTCAACGAAATCGCCAGTTTGCAGCATCTGGGCCAGCACGAGCGGTTGCGTCGGGTGCTGGAGCTGGGCTGTGGCTATCTGCGTCTGGACATGGGGATTGTCAGTCGGATCAAGGATGACGATTATCAGGTACTCAGCCATCATGCCAAGGACGATGGCCTGGAGGACGGTACGCACTTCCCGCTGGGGCAGACCTACTGCAGCCTGACTCTGGCCCAGGATGACGTGCTGGCGATTGACAATATGGGCCAGTCAATTCACCGCGGCCATCCGTGCTATCAGCATTTTGGCCTGGAGAGCTATATCGGAATGCCGCTGACGGTGGCTGGCGAGCGTTTTGGCACACTGAATTTTTCCAGTGCGCAGGCGCGTCACGAGTCGTTCGAGGACACCGACCTGGAATTCATGCGTCTGTGCGGCCGCTGGATTGCGGCCGTGCTGACCCGGGGCAAGTTCGAGCAGGAGCGTGAAGCACTGCTCAGCCGTTTCAGCAAGCTGGCCCGGCATCTTCCCGGCATGGTCTATCAATATCAGTACAACTGTAGTGGCCGCGGCTGGTTTCCCTACAGTAGTCAAGGAATTGTCGATATCTACGGCATCACGCCGGAACAGGCAGCGGCCAGTGATATGGCGGCTTTCGAGGCAATTTACCCGGAAGACCGACAAAGGGTGGCGATCAGCATCCGAGAGTCCGCAGCCGGGCTCAACGAATGGCGTTGCGAATATCGCATCCATCATCCTCAGCGTGGTTTGATCTGGGTTGCCGGGCGCTCCTCCCCCGAGCCACTGGAGAACGGCGACATTATCTGGCACGGGGTAATTACAGATATCAGCGAACAGGTTCGTGCGACCCGGGCACTGCAAAAAAGCGAGTCGCGGTTCCGCAGCATGGTCAGCAACCTACCGGGTGTGGTGTATCGCTGTCGAAGCGACGCCGACTGGACCATGTCCTACATGAGTGACGGTATCGCCCGGCTCACGGGCTATCCGGCCAGCGACTTCATCGACAATCGGGTTCGCAGCTACGCTAGCATCGTGCATCCTGATGACCTGCACCTGACCTATGCCACCATCGTCCATATCGAGCGTCGGGAGAGCTTTGAGCTGACCTACCGGATAGTGCATGCCGATGGCCACCATGTCTGGGTTCGGGAAAAGGGCCGTGGCGAATACGACAGCCAGGACCAACTGCTCTGGCTCGACGGTTTTATCTGGGATATCACCGAGCAGCATCGGGTCGAGCAGCTCAAAACCCAGTTCGTCTCGGCGGTCAGCCATGAGCTGCGCACGCCGCTGACCGCAATTGCCGGCGCGCTGGGGTTGGTGCTGGGCGGGGCCATGGGCGAAGTGCCGGAACCGATGGCAAAGCTGCTGGGGATTGCCCAGCAGAACAGCGACAACCTGCATGCGCTGATCAATGACCTGCTCGACATGGACAAGCTCAGCGAAGGCAAGATGCATTTTGAGCTTGAGCGTCAGCGGCTCAAGCCTCTGCTGGAACAGGCCTTGAGTCTGAATCAGGGCTATGCCGAGCAGTATCAGGTGCGTTTGCAGGCGGGCAGGATCGATGATGCCTGGGTGATCGTGGACGCCAAACGCATTGGACAGGTGCTGGCCAATTATCTGTCCAATGCTGCCAAGTTTTCCCATCCGGGAGGTGACGTTCTGCTCGAGGCTTGCATCGAAGCAGGGCAGGTGACGGTCAGCGTGACGGATCAGGGTATCGGGATTCCTGTCGACTTTCAGGAGCAGATCTTCCAGAAATTCAGCCAGGCCGATGGCAGCGATGCGCGCCAGCGAGGTGGTACAGGGCTGGGGCTGGCCATCAGTCGGGAACTGGTACAGCACATGGGCGGCCAGGTTGGTTTTGAGTCGCAAGAAGGCCAGGGCTCGTGTTTCTGGTTCCGTCTGCCCGTCAGTGAGGTCAGTAGTGTGCCTGCACATCATTCAGGAGAACCCTCATGA
- a CDS encoding SDR family NAD(P)-dependent oxidoreductase, whose translation MTTQRFDLTGKTALITGASSGLGAHFARVLASAGARVVLAARRAERLQALVNELQQQGSQALAVTMDVTDSDSVDAGFAQAEANWGVVDILVNNAGIADPAAFLEMTEGNWRSTLDTNLDGAWRVAHRASQAMARSGNGGSIINIASILGLRVGTALSHYAVAKAGVVQLSKAMALELARDNIRVNAIAPGYFRTEMNSDYFDTDKGQEYIRSKVPMRRLGQLQELDGPLLLLASEAGSFMTGTIINVDGGHLNNSL comes from the coding sequence ATGACCACCCAACGCTTTGACCTGACCGGCAAAACCGCGCTGATCACCGGCGCATCCAGTGGCCTGGGCGCACATTTCGCCCGGGTATTGGCCAGCGCTGGGGCTCGGGTGGTGCTCGCTGCCCGGCGTGCCGAGCGGCTGCAGGCACTGGTTAACGAGCTCCAACAACAGGGTAGCCAAGCGCTGGCGGTCACCATGGATGTGACCGATTCGGACAGCGTCGATGCCGGCTTTGCTCAGGCAGAAGCCAACTGGGGCGTGGTCGACATTCTGGTCAACAATGCCGGCATTGCTGATCCGGCAGCCTTTCTGGAAATGACCGAAGGCAACTGGCGCAGTACCCTGGATACCAACCTGGATGGTGCCTGGCGGGTGGCCCACCGGGCCAGCCAGGCCATGGCCAGAAGCGGCAATGGCGGCAGCATCATCAATATCGCCTCGATTCTTGGCCTGCGGGTTGGCACTGCACTCAGTCACTATGCAGTCGCCAAGGCCGGCGTGGTGCAGTTGAGCAAGGCCATGGCGCTGGAGCTCGCGCGTGACAACATCCGGGTCAATGCGATCGCACCGGGCTACTTCCGCACCGAAATGAACAGTGATTACTTCGACACCGATAAAGGCCAAGAGTACATCCGCAGCAAGGTGCCGATGCGCCGTCTGGGGCAGTTGCAGGAATTGGATGGTCCGTTGCTGCTGTTGGCCAGCGAGGCCGGCTCGTTCATGACCGGCACCATTATCAACGTTGACGGTGGACACCTGAACAACAGCTTGTAA
- the gltS gene encoding sodium/glutamate symporter translates to MDATAVFHISTPTTLALAIIALWLGYRINHWLPLLHRYNIPPAVSGGIPISALVALTELLSGWELRFELALRDLLLIAFFSTIGLSSRLRQMLEGGRALAIMLGLAVIFLVFQNLLGTTLALLVGESPLYGLIGGSISLAGGHGTALTWGQLFEEHFGLDNASTLGLTFATAGLITGGLVGGPVAAFLIRRHKLSPETTEHELPHMEASGKTIYQIELNSLLTAVLLIALCFALGSSVYDWLSDLGMRLPAFLTAMFLGIVLANLLDLAKVWVDPRPIQLIGDLSLQLFLGMSLISLPLLSLQGALGAISLVMLMQALLIALFTVWLVFPLLGRNYDAACIGAGFIGMGLGATPVGIANMNALTSRFGPSPKAYLVIPLLGAFFIDIANATLVQLLLGFEMFNP, encoded by the coding sequence ATGGACGCAACTGCCGTTTTTCACATCAGTACCCCGACCACCCTGGCCCTGGCGATTATTGCCCTGTGGCTAGGCTACCGAATTAATCACTGGTTGCCGTTGCTGCACCGCTACAACATCCCCCCGGCAGTCAGCGGCGGTATTCCGATCAGCGCACTGGTGGCGCTGACCGAACTGCTTTCAGGCTGGGAGTTGCGCTTCGAACTGGCCTTGCGCGATCTGCTGCTGATTGCTTTCTTCAGTACTATCGGGCTGTCTTCTCGGCTGCGGCAGATGCTCGAAGGCGGTCGGGCGCTGGCAATCATGCTGGGGCTGGCCGTGATCTTTCTGGTCTTTCAGAACCTGCTTGGCACTACGCTGGCACTGCTGGTCGGGGAAAGTCCGTTATATGGGCTGATTGGCGGCAGTATCTCGCTGGCCGGCGGGCATGGCACGGCACTGACCTGGGGACAGTTGTTCGAAGAACATTTCGGCCTGGACAACGCCAGCACCCTGGGCCTGACCTTCGCCACGGCCGGGCTGATCACCGGCGGGCTGGTGGGCGGGCCGGTGGCGGCCTTCCTGATCCGCCGGCACAAGCTCTCGCCCGAGACCACCGAGCATGAACTGCCGCACATGGAGGCCAGCGGTAAAACCATCTATCAGATCGAGCTCAACAGTCTGTTGACCGCGGTACTGCTGATCGCTCTGTGCTTTGCCCTGGGCTCCAGTGTCTATGACTGGCTCTCGGATCTGGGCATGCGTCTGCCAGCGTTTCTGACCGCCATGTTTCTCGGCATTGTGCTGGCCAATCTGCTGGATCTGGCCAAGGTCTGGGTCGACCCACGGCCTATTCAGCTGATCGGTGATCTGAGTCTGCAGCTGTTCCTGGGCATGAGTCTGATCAGCCTGCCACTGCTGTCGCTGCAGGGGGCGCTGGGGGCCATCAGCCTGGTGATGCTGATGCAGGCTCTGCTGATCGCCCTGTTCACGGTCTGGCTGGTATTCCCTTTACTGGGGCGCAATTACGACGCCGCCTGCATCGGGGCCGGGTTCATCGGCATGGGGCTGGGCGCTACACCAGTCGGCATCGCCAACATGAACGCCCTGACCAGCCGGTTCGGCCCTAGCCCCAAAGCCTACCTGGTGATTCCGCTGCTGGGCGCATTCTTCATCGACATCGCCAACGCCACCCTGGTGCAACTGTTGCTGGGCTTTGAAATGTTCAACCCTTGA
- a CDS encoding OsmC family protein: MSDDFVRVTLEQQQNFRFLARYDGDTPELVVDEPAPLGGSAGPSPSQLLITAVTNCLSDSLYFALSKFRQPADGLRAEGIAELGRNAENRLRIVGARVTLHLGYPQAAYDKLERILGQFEQFCTVSQSIAACLPISLQVLDSDGEVVKG, translated from the coding sequence ATGAGTGATGACTTCGTTCGCGTCACCCTGGAACAGCAACAGAACTTCCGGTTTCTGGCCCGTTACGATGGTGATACCCCGGAACTGGTGGTCGATGAACCGGCCCCGCTGGGTGGTTCGGCTGGTCCGAGCCCGAGCCAGTTGCTGATCACTGCAGTGACCAACTGCCTGAGCGACAGTTTGTACTTCGCCCTGAGCAAATTCCGTCAGCCCGCCGATGGGCTGCGCGCCGAAGGCATCGCTGAGCTGGGGCGCAATGCCGAAAACCGTTTGCGTATCGTTGGGGCCAGGGTCACCCTGCATCTGGGCTATCCCCAGGCGGCCTATGACAAGCTTGAGCGCATCCTCGGCCAATTCGAGCAGTTCTGTACCGTGTCCCAGAGTATCGCTGCCTGTCTGCCGATCAGCTTGCAGGTGCTCGACAGTGACGGGGAGGTGGTCAAGGGTTGA
- a CDS encoding ArsR/SmtB family transcription factor, giving the protein MHTTPIDLERLRGAADRAQQLLKALSNRDRLMLLCQLAEGELNVSELEQRLGITQPTLSQQLGVLRREGLVETRREGKQIFYRIASAEALALINTLYQLYCAEEPTDEH; this is encoded by the coding sequence ATGCATACCACACCCATAGATCTGGAACGTTTACGCGGCGCTGCCGACCGTGCCCAGCAGTTGCTCAAGGCCCTGAGTAACCGCGACCGACTGATGCTGCTGTGCCAGCTGGCCGAAGGCGAGCTGAATGTCAGCGAGCTGGAGCAGCGTCTGGGCATCACCCAGCCGACCCTGTCACAACAGCTTGGGGTGCTGCGCCGTGAAGGGCTGGTGGAAACCCGCCGCGAGGGCAAACAGATTTTTTACCGGATCGCCAGCGCCGAGGCGCTGGCGCTGATCAACACGCTGTATCAACTGTACTGTGCTGAGGAGCCCACCGATGAGCATTGA
- a CDS encoding YeeE/YedE family protein has product MSIDWANFTPWSALAGGVMIGLAASLLMLFNGRIAGISGIVGALLSPRQAGNGERCLFVLGILLAPLLYTLLVARPTIVVEAGPLALISAGLLVGFGSRLGSGCTSGHGVCGLSRLSWRGLIATLSFMASGFLAVYIVRHLWGG; this is encoded by the coding sequence ATGAGCATTGACTGGGCCAACTTTACCCCCTGGTCGGCCCTGGCCGGCGGTGTGATGATCGGGCTGGCCGCGTCTCTGCTGATGCTGTTCAACGGCCGTATCGCCGGCATCAGCGGGATTGTCGGCGCCTTGCTGAGCCCACGACAGGCCGGTAATGGCGAGCGCTGCCTGTTCGTGCTCGGCATCCTGCTGGCGCCGCTGCTTTATACCTTGCTGGTGGCACGCCCGACAATCGTGGTCGAGGCCGGGCCGCTGGCGCTGATCAGCGCCGGGTTGCTGGTCGGTTTTGGCTCGCGGCTAGGCTCGGGCTGCACCAGCGGTCACGGTGTCTGCGGCCTGTCGCGGCTGTCCTGGCGCGGACTGATAGCTACGCTGTCATTCATGGCTAGCGGCTTTCTGGCGGTCTACATCGTGCGCCATCTGTGGGGAGGCTGA
- a CDS encoding YeeE/YedE family protein: protein MRNLIALLSGLLFGLGLIVAGMANPAKVLGFLDLFGAWDPSLALVMAGAIATALLPMQWANRASCTLTGEPLQLPDTRRIDRRLVIGSLIFGAGWGLAGFCPGPALVGLAAAVPQAALFVAAMLAGMLLFKWFDQPRARQ from the coding sequence ATGCGTAACCTGATTGCTCTGCTCAGTGGCCTGCTGTTCGGCCTCGGACTGATCGTTGCCGGAATGGCCAACCCGGCCAAGGTGCTGGGTTTTCTCGACCTGTTCGGTGCCTGGGATCCGTCACTGGCGCTGGTCATGGCCGGCGCCATCGCCACCGCGCTCTTGCCCATGCAATGGGCCAACCGGGCCAGTTGCACGCTGACCGGCGAGCCGCTGCAGTTACCTGACACTCGCCGCATCGACCGGCGTCTGGTGATCGGCAGCCTGATCTTCGGTGCCGGCTGGGGCCTGGCCGGGTTCTGCCCGGGCCCGGCGCTGGTCGGACTGGCGGCGGCGGTACCGCAGGCGGCGCTGTTTGTCGCCGCGATGCTGGCCGGCATGCTGCTGTTCAAGTGGTTTGACCAGCCCAGGGCGCGCCAGTGA
- a CDS encoding SulP family inorganic anion transporter, whose translation MSRNPRLQPPGGSGPLAWLRHYRRAWLGGDLAAGLVVGIMVIPQSMAYAMLAGLPVEVGLYASLLPVLGYALFGSSMNLSVGPVAVTGLMTAALLAPLAPIGSGQYLQLAIWLALLSGLMLFVFGLLRLGFLANFLSHPVISGFITGAAILILLSQLPHLLGLSGWPVSPAALLDSWQASNSLVLGMGLLALLWLLYARSLLAAHLRWLGLNESLALLLARLAPILVVVLTVLASLYWDLAARGVPVVGSLPAGLPSLVWSTPDLASLHSLLLPAVLVSLVGFVESVSIAQSLARRKRQSIDANQELLGLGAANIGSGLTGGFAVCGGFSRSMVNIEAGANTPLAGVVAVGVIGLILLTIAPWFAHLPLVVLAVVILVAVTPLIDLLSLKRAWRYDRAEGLTLLATAAGVLLLGIEGGILLGISLAIAAQLWRGSRPHVAVVGRVPDTQYFRNTKRHLVEITPHLLALRIDENIFFANTKAIEQAIHQALSDYPDTQEVLLILSAVNHIDSTGLDMLSELTEGLAERDIRLHLAEVKGPVMDQLAETDWLNQQVGEVFPSTHIAFNTLGSLKRPRQSDAGE comes from the coding sequence GTGAGTCGCAACCCGCGCCTGCAACCACCGGGCGGCAGCGGTCCGCTGGCCTGGCTGCGGCACTATCGCCGTGCCTGGCTCGGGGGCGATCTGGCCGCCGGTCTGGTGGTCGGGATCATGGTGATTCCGCAAAGCATGGCCTATGCCATGCTCGCCGGGTTGCCGGTCGAAGTTGGCCTGTATGCCAGCCTGCTGCCGGTGCTCGGCTATGCCCTGTTCGGCAGCAGCATGAACCTGTCGGTCGGGCCGGTGGCGGTCACCGGGTTGATGACTGCGGCGCTGCTGGCTCCGCTGGCGCCCATCGGCAGCGGCCAGTATCTGCAACTGGCGATCTGGCTGGCACTGCTGTCCGGGCTGATGCTGTTCGTCTTCGGTCTGCTGCGGCTCGGTTTTCTGGCCAACTTCCTCAGTCACCCAGTGATCAGCGGCTTCATCACTGGCGCGGCGATTCTGATTCTGCTCAGTCAGTTGCCACACCTGCTGGGCCTAAGTGGCTGGCCGGTCAGCCCGGCGGCGCTGCTGGACAGTTGGCAGGCCAGCAACAGCCTGGTGTTGGGCATGGGGCTACTGGCCCTGCTGTGGCTGCTTTACGCTCGCAGCCTGCTGGCCGCGCATTTGCGCTGGCTGGGCCTGAACGAGTCACTGGCCCTGTTACTGGCCCGACTGGCACCGATCCTGGTGGTGGTGCTGACCGTTCTGGCCTCACTGTACTGGGATCTGGCCGCACGTGGGGTGCCGGTGGTCGGCAGTCTGCCGGCCGGCCTGCCCTCGCTGGTCTGGAGCACGCCGGATCTGGCCAGTCTGCATAGTTTGCTGCTGCCGGCGGTGCTGGTCAGCCTGGTCGGCTTTGTCGAAAGCGTATCAATTGCTCAGTCACTGGCCCGGCGCAAGCGCCAGAGCATCGATGCCAATCAGGAACTGCTCGGCTTGGGCGCCGCCAATATCGGTTCGGGGCTGACCGGCGGTTTCGCCGTCTGTGGCGGCTTCTCGCGCTCGATGGTGAATATCGAGGCCGGGGCCAATACCCCGCTGGCTGGCGTGGTGGCGGTCGGCGTGATCGGCCTGATTCTGCTCACCATCGCCCCCTGGTTCGCCCATCTGCCTTTGGTGGTGTTGGCGGTAGTGATTCTGGTCGCGGTTACCCCGCTGATCGACCTGCTCAGCCTCAAACGGGCCTGGCGCTATGACCGGGCCGAAGGCCTGACTCTGCTGGCCACCGCCGCCGGGGTACTGCTGCTGGGGATCGAAGGCGGCATCTTGCTCGGTATCAGCCTGGCGATTGCCGCACAGTTGTGGCGCGGCAGCCGCCCGCACGTGGCGGTGGTCGGCCGGGTGCCGGACACCCAGTACTTTCGCAACACCAAACGCCATCTGGTGGAAATCACTCCGCACCTGCTGGCACTGCGCATCGACGAAAACATCTTCTTCGCCAATACCAAGGCCATCGAGCAAGCGATCCATCAGGCCCTGAGCGACTATCCGGATACCCAAGAAGTGTTACTGATCTTGTCGGCAGTCAATCACATCGACAGTACCGGGCTGGACATGCTTAGCGAGCTGACCGAAGGCCTGGCCGAGCGTGACATCCGCCTGCACCTCGCGGAAGTTAAGGGCCCGGTCATGGATCAACTGGCCGAGACCGACTGGCTCAACCAGCAAGTGGGTGAAGTCTTTCCCAGCACCCACATTGCCTTCAACACCCTCGGCAGCCTGAAACGGCCGAGACAGAGCGACGCAGGAGAGTAA
- a CDS encoding YgaP family membrane protein has product MQANVGSIDRVVRIVVGLVLIALAATGTIGLWGWIGLLPLATGIFRFCPAYPLLGINTCKKK; this is encoded by the coding sequence ATGCAAGCAAATGTAGGTAGTATTGATCGTGTTGTGCGTATCGTGGTCGGCCTGGTCCTGATTGCCCTGGCCGCAACCGGCACCATTGGCCTGTGGGGCTGGATTGGCCTGCTGCCACTGGCCACCGGTATTTTCCGGTTTTGCCCGGCCTATCCGTTGCTGGGCATCAACACCTGCAAGAAGAAGTGA
- a CDS encoding c-type cytochrome: protein MKSVIVTLLGGAVLAASLSAVAQVAPEDQIKFRKAGYSYMSWNMGKIKAQVIDGAVEYNQQQVLAAATTIDAIANSGMGALYGPGTEQNVGNQTTRANPELFNNFPDVAELSGNLNQATANLVAAAQADDQGQIRAAFGQVGQACKACHDKYRMD, encoded by the coding sequence ATGAAATCCGTGATTGTCACCCTGCTGGGCGGCGCTGTGCTGGCCGCCAGCCTGTCGGCTGTTGCCCAGGTTGCGCCTGAAGATCAGATCAAGTTCCGCAAGGCTGGTTACAGCTACATGTCCTGGAACATGGGCAAGATCAAGGCCCAGGTGATCGACGGCGCCGTCGAGTACAACCAGCAGCAGGTTCTGGCCGCCGCCACTACCATCGACGCCATTGCCAACTCTGGCATGGGCGCCCTGTATGGCCCCGGCACCGAGCAGAATGTCGGCAACCAGACCACCCGCGCCAACCCGGAGCTGTTCAACAACTTTCCGGATGTGGCCGAGCTGTCAGGCAATCTGAACCAGGCCACGGCCAATCTGGTCGCTGCCGCCCAGGCTGATGACCAAGGCCAGATCCGTGCGGCCTTCGGCCAGGTCGGTCAGGCCTGCAAGGCCTGTCACGACAAGTACCGGATGGACTGA
- a CDS encoding cytochrome b/b6 domain-containing protein yields the protein MPVKVWDLPLRLFHWLLVICVIGALVTIKLGGTWMIWHGRFGLAIIGLLSFRLVWGIAGSTHARFVSFFPTPRRVIRYLRGQWEGLGHNPLGALSVFALIGLFGFQALSGLVATDDIAFSGPLTRVVSSDFSSLMSGWHRRTEELLYLLVGLHVLAIVIYRVRGHNLLGPMIHGYKKAPHPATEQANGGRWPALIIALALAGLAVWAANGSWIPAPAPAPAVPAW from the coding sequence ATGCCGGTCAAAGTCTGGGACTTACCCCTTCGTCTGTTTCACTGGTTGCTGGTCATTTGTGTGATCGGGGCGCTGGTCACTATCAAGCTCGGTGGCACCTGGATGATCTGGCACGGACGTTTTGGCCTGGCGATCATCGGTCTGCTCAGCTTTCGTCTGGTATGGGGGATCGCCGGCTCTACCCATGCCCGGTTCGTCAGCTTCTTTCCGACCCCACGCCGGGTAATCCGTTATCTGCGTGGCCAATGGGAAGGTCTGGGCCATAACCCGCTGGGAGCGCTGTCGGTGTTCGCGCTGATCGGGCTCTTTGGTTTTCAGGCGCTGAGCGGCTTGGTGGCAACTGACGATATCGCCTTCAGCGGGCCGCTGACCCGGGTGGTGTCATCGGATTTCAGCAGCCTGATGAGTGGCTGGCATCGGCGTACCGAGGAGCTGTTGTATCTGCTGGTGGGTCTGCATGTGCTGGCCATCGTGATCTATCGGGTGCGTGGGCATAACCTGCTGGGGCCGATGATTCATGGCTATAAAAAGGCTCCGCATCCAGCGACCGAACAGGCCAATGGTGGGCGCTGGCCGGCGTTGATCATTGCTCTGGCATTGGCTGGGCTGGCGGTCTGGGCTGCTAACGGCAGCTGGATTCCGGCACCCGCCCCGGCCCCGGCGGTACCGGCCTGGTAA
- a CDS encoding SDR family oxidoreductase translates to MAQAAGRQSIFITGAASGMGRETARLFQQQGWFVGAFDLNGAGLESLRAELGADNCLTGLLDVSDRAQFEAAVAAFAEATGGRMDVLFNNAGIAMRGFFDEMPFEQQLNLINVNLVGVLNGIHTALPLLKATPNALCFSTSSSSATMGMPLIAVYSATKHAVKGLTEALANEFRRHDIRVADVLPGLIRTGMPDQTLMDAAPDTGPFRLIEAVEVAKAVWQAYHSDKLHWYVPEELAELDKASGLDPERLRDKLARNLG, encoded by the coding sequence ATGGCACAGGCCGCAGGTCGTCAGTCGATTTTCATTACCGGGGCCGCGTCTGGCATGGGCCGGGAAACTGCGCGGTTGTTTCAGCAGCAGGGCTGGTTTGTTGGCGCTTTTGATCTGAACGGGGCGGGACTGGAGAGTCTGCGCGCCGAGCTGGGGGCGGACAATTGCCTGACCGGGTTGCTGGATGTCAGTGATCGGGCGCAGTTCGAGGCGGCGGTAGCGGCCTTCGCTGAGGCGACCGGCGGGCGTATGGATGTGCTGTTCAACAATGCCGGGATCGCCATGCGCGGATTCTTTGATGAGATGCCGTTCGAGCAGCAACTGAATCTGATCAATGTCAATCTGGTCGGGGTGCTCAACGGCATTCACACCGCGCTGCCGCTGCTCAAGGCCACGCCCAATGCGCTGTGCTTCAGTACCTCGTCGTCGTCGGCGACCATGGGCATGCCGCTGATTGCGGTGTATTCGGCCACCAAGCATGCGGTGAAGGGGCTGACCGAGGCGTTGGCCAACGAGTTTCGTCGGCATGATATTCGCGTGGCGGATGTGCTGCCGGGGCTGATCCGGACCGGCATGCCGGATCAGACGCTGATGGATGCGGCGCCCGATACCGGGCCGTTCCGGCTGATCGAGGCGGTGGAGGTGGCCAAGGCGGTGTGGCAGGCCTATCACAGTGACAAGCTGCACTGGTATGTGCCCGAGGAGTTGGCGGAGCTGGACAAGGCCTCGGGCCTGGACCCCGAGCGGCTGCGCGACAAGTTGGCGCGGAATTTGGGATAA